The Pyrenophora tritici-repentis strain M4 chromosome 3, whole genome shotgun sequence genome has a window encoding:
- a CDS encoding FabG, Dehydrogenase with different specificities (related to short-chain alcohol dehydrogenase), whose protein sequence is MSTPAERDVQLQDFSNIFSLKGKVAVVSGGSRGLGLHAASGLLQAGCSKVFITSRKASACTEAVAALNALPNKQPGATAYSIPADSSKVADIERLVAEVAKHTDHVDILFANAGATWGSRFDEVDEKNGWDRVMDLNVKGVFFTIQKFAPLLAKSATREEPSRVIVTGSVAGIATASVGDESGTYSYAASKAAVLHLVRNLAVELGPRRILVNGIAPGFFMSKMAAGLMEKAGGEEALGKASPNGRVGRPEDIAAAVVFLSSRAGGHVNGDTIVLDGGKIHGGVKL, encoded by the exons ATGTCTACCCCGGCAGAACGAGATGTCCAGCTCCAGGACTTTTCAAACATCTTCAGTCTCAAAGGCAAAGTCGCCGTTGTAAGCGGCGGATCGCGAGGTCTGGGATTACACGCTGCATCTGG CCTCCTCCAAGCCGGCTGCTCCAAAGTCTTCATCACCTCGCGCAAAGCTAGCGCCTGCACCGAAGCCGTCGCTGCCCTCAATGCGTTGCCCAACAAACAGCCCGGCGCAACCGCATATTCGATACCCGCCGACAGCTCCAAGGTTGCTGATATCGAACGGCTGGTCGCCGAAGTAGCAAAGCATACGGATCACGTTGATATCTTGTTTGCAAATGCAGGAGCTACCTGGGGAAGCCGGTTCGATGAGGTGGacgagaagaatggatggGATAGGGTCATGGACTTGAATGTCAAGGGCGTGTTTTTCACGATACAGAA ATTCGCTCCCCTCCTCGCCAAATCCGCGACACGAGAAGAGCCCTCCCGCGTCATCGTCACTGGTAGCGTTGCTGGAATCGCCACAGCGTCCGTTGGCGATGAATCGGGCACGTACTCTTACGCCGCCTCCAAAGCCGCCGTGCTACATCTCGTCCGCAACCTCGCTGTTGAGCTGGGACCACGCCGCATCCTCGTCAACGGCATCGCACCCGGGTTCTTCATGAGCAAGATGGCGGCTGGGCTGATGGAAAAGGCAGGTGGAGAGGAAGCGCTGGGCAAGGCTAGCCCGAACGGACGAGTGGGTCGGCCAGAGGATATTGCTGCTGCGGTTGTGTTTCTGAGCAGTCGGGCAGGTGGGCATGTCAACGGTGATACGATTGTGCTTGATGGGGGCAAGATACATGGTGGTGTGAAGTTGTAA
- a CDS encoding LeuA, Isopropylmalate-homocitrate-citramalate synthase: MPMLAEPWKKYQPFKPLHLPDRTWPNKTIEKPPRWLSTDLRDGNQSLVDPMDGAQKWDYFNMLVKLGYKEIEVSFPSASQTDFDFTQRLIQTPGIVPDDVWVQVLSPCRKELIRRTVDSLKGARKAILHLYLATSPCFQQIVFDMNDEETIALAVECTRYARAITKDDPAQVGTEWAYEFSPETFSDSSPEFVIKVCEAVKAAWEPSVENPLIFNLPATVEMSTPNVYADQIEYFCKNISEREKICVSLHPHNDRGCAVAAAELAQMAGADRVEGTLFGNGERTGNVDLVTLGLNLYTQGIHPKIDFSDLKSTIDMVESCNKIPIHPRAPYGGQLVVCAFSGSHQDAIKKGFQMRKKNGATNESRWQIPYLPLDPQDIGRTYEAIIRVNSQSGKGGIAWIIQRQLELDLPRGLQIAFSKIVQKETDMLGRELLPTEITHLFEEAYHLKRNPRFSLIDYEIKADRSETPQPPQDGRTVSSRNLRRIFNGVIEIDGQEHKIQGSGNGALSSLADALRSLGIDLDVVDYNEHTIGTSKDAKAATYIGCTAAQSSQKVWGVGIHHDVVQASLIAMLSAASSFLSSRPSTPIPFRPKRSNTLEIPSPNSSPTRTGKQANGSSIVDKLEAAVSGN, from the exons ATGCCGATGCTCGCGGAGCCCTGGAAGAAATACCAACCATTCAAGCCATTGCACCTGCCGGACAGGACATGGCCCAACAAGACCATAGAGAAGCCACCGCGCTGGCTGTCTACTGACCTCAGAGACGGCAATCAGAGTCTGGTGGATCCCATG GATGGCGCGCAAAAATGGGACTACTTCAACATGCTCGTAAAGCTCGGGTACAAGGAAATCGAGGTCTCGTTCCCCTCAGCCTCACAGACCGACTTCGACTTTACCCAACGCCTCATACAAACACCCGGAATCGTGCCAGACGATGTCTGGGTACAAGTCCTTTCGCCATGTCGCAAAGAACTCATTCGCCGCACCGTCGACTCCCTCAAAGGTGCTCGCAAAGCCATCCTCCACCTCTACCTCGCCACCAGCCCCTGTTTCCAGCAGATTGTCTTCGACATGAACGATGAGGAGACGATTGCCCTGGCAGTTGAGTGCACGCGATATGCGCGTGCGATAACAAAAGATGACCCTGCGCAGGTAGGCACGGAATGGGCATATGAGTTTTCACCAGAGACCTTCTCCGACTCGTCGCCCGAGTTCGTCATCAAGGTCTGCGAGGCCGTCAAGGCTGCCTGGGAGCCCAGTGTCGAGAACCCGCTCATCTTCAATCTCCCGGCTACCGTGGAGATGTCGACACCAAACGTATACGCCGACCAGATCGAATACTTTTGCAAGAACATTTCAGAGAGAGAGAAGATTTGTGTGTCGCTGCACCCGCACAACGACAGAGGCTGCGCAGTTGCGGCGGCAGAACTGGCACAGATGGCGGGCGCGGACCGAGTAGAGGGCACCCTGTTTGGCAATGGAGAGCGCACGGGAAACGTCGACCTTGTAACGCTGGGCTTGAACTTGTACACGCAAGGAATCCACCCCAAGATTGACTTTTCTGACCTCAAGTCAACCATAGACATGGTCGAGAGCTGCAACAAAATCCCAATACACCCGCGTGCACCATACGGTGGTCAACTTGTCGTGTGCGCCTTCAGTGGCTCACATCAGGACGCGATTAAGAAGGGTTTCCAGATGCGCAAGAAGAATGGCGCCACAAACGAAAGCCGGTGGCAGATCCCATACCTCCCGCTCGACCCCCAAGATATTGGCCGTACCTACGAAGCCATTATCCGTGTCAACTCCCAGAGTGGCAAGGGAGGCATTGCTTGGATTATTCAGCGCCAGCTGGAACTCGACCTACCGCGTGGTCTGCAAATCGCTTTCTCCAAGATTGTGCAAAAGGAAACCGATATGCTCGGCCGCGAACTTCTACCTACAGAGATTACCCACCTGTTCGAGGAGGCATACCATCTCAAGCGTAACCCTCGATTCTCCCTGATTGATTATGAGATCAAGGCCGACCGTTCAGAAACGCCCCAGCCCCCACAAGATGGCCGAACAGTCAGTAGCCGTAATTTGCGCCGTATCTTTAATGGTGTAATCGAGATTGACGGACAGGAACACAAGATCCAAGGATCAGGCAACGGTGCACTGTCATCTTTGGCTGATGCACTCAGGAGTCTGGGTATCGACCTGGATGTTGTGGACTACAACGAACACACCATCGGTACGAGCAAGGACGCAAAAGCAGCAACGTATATTGGATGCACAGCTGCACAGAGCAGTCAAAAGGTTTGGGGTGTAGGAATTCACCACGATGTAGTCCAGGCATCTCTGATTGCCATGTTGAGTGCTGCTTCTTCA TTCCTTTCATCGAGACCATCAACCCCCATCCCGTTCCGCCCCAAACGATCAAATACCCTCGAGATCCCCAGCCCCAACTCAAGTCCGACGAGAACCGGAAAGCAAGCAAATGGTAGCTCGATAGTGGATAAGCTGGAGGCTGCTGTCAGTGGCAATTAG
- a CDS encoding DUF2347 multi-domain protein: MSAPTESSATKVDLNDEDAPRVEALFLIKFDKKVGYTIAWKRTLTEEISLENAVEYKSLPSGLHTVPNDLVYFTHDGYAGLSAFAKGDAGEEDRNANFVSVGILVRKEGRHGRLGRAWLLAGRLEKLATALAIDSETVAPLEDFWQEQAASRHTKGDAMDNGETNARNRPRAISTVSAVSKDEERLPQYHPALSIQRFLDIFGPLVFRLQQAALLRKRILFVGVPPVRIACEFVYNLSVLSSISPRDTEHCTPGSDGLLRLPCLFSLGVHDIPYLEDLRNPKHGAHTPDADASEGWVACTTDEIIVTKTQLYDIIVELPHTYDAPAQERRWPRIRTSDGSLIKASQRDVARYKLLHKELFKQRTRSQTPHEPYADEDSDDAAPLLSRDEVDTKRADDEFNEAYDDTVVEPMTWSRLAYMGYMWWASAGEKDAFTTAEQETDRELIGDLSDYSQSVETAIIAYFHRQSSLLIQSLSQIVEADQQGERDEDEDEDGDALIIDRHDLSRMGLDSWSEADRAFVQEFGSLYFGRTVGVKGSEVDCCGLRVPIF; the protein is encoded by the exons ATGTCGGCTCCGACCGAGTCGAGCGCAACCAAAGTGGATTTGAATGACGAGGATGCGCCCAGGGTAGAGGCGCTGTTTCTGATCAAGTTTGACAAGAAAGTCGG CTATACTATCGCCTGGAAGCGCACATTGACCGAGGAGATATCGCTAGAAAACGCCGTCGAATACAAATCGCTGCCATCGGGCCTCCATACTGTACCCAATGACCTCGTCTACTTTACACATGACGGCTATGCAGGGCTCAGCGCCTTTGCAAAGGGCGACGCCGGCGAGGAAGACCGCAATGCCAATTTCGTGTCAGTAGGCATCTTGGTGAGAAAAGAGGGGAGACATGGACGGTTAGGCAGGGCGTGGTTGCTCGCTGGCCGCCTGGAGAAGCTGGCGACGGCACTGGCGATCGACTCTGAGACGGTGGCACCACTCGAGGACTTCTGGCAGGAGCAGGCTGCCTCAAGACATACCAAGGGTGATGCCATGGATAATGGAGAGACCAATGCGCGCAATAGGCCGCGCGCCATCTCAACCGTCAGCGCTGTGTCCAAGGACGAAGAGAGGCTGCCACAGTACCACCCGGCCTTATCCATACAGCGATTTCTCGATATCTTCGGTCCCCTG GTGTTCCGACTACAGCAGGCGGCACTGCTGCGGAAAAGGATACTTTTTGTGGGCGTTCCTCCTGTCAGGATTGCTTGCGAATTTG TGTACAACCTCTCTGTCCTCTCCAGCATATCACCCCGCGACACAGAACATTGCACGCCCGGATCTGATGGGCTCCTGCGCCTACCCTGCCTCTTTTCCCTCGGCGTGCACGATATACCGTACCTGGAAGACCTTCGTAACCCCAAACACGGAGCGCACACACCAGATGCCGATGCATCGGAAGGCTGGGTGGCATGCACAACCGACGAGATCATTGTGACCAAGACCCAACTATACGACATCATAGTCGAACTACCACACACATACGACGCACCCGCGCAGGAGCGACGCTGGCCGCGGATACGGACGAGCGATGGTAGCTTGATCAAGGCTAGTCAGCGGGATGTGGCACGCTACAAGCTCCTGCACAAGGAACTCTTCAAACAGCGAACGCGGTCGCAGACACCGCATGAGCCGTATGCCGACGAGGACAGCGACGATGCAGCACCACTGCTATCGCGTGACGAGGTTGACACGAAACGCGCCGACGACGAGTTCAACGAAGCCTACGACGACACAGTGGTGGAACCAATGACTTGGTCACGGCTAGCATACATGGGCTACATGTGGTGGGCTTCGGCGGGCGAGAAGGATGCTTTCACAACCGCGGAGCAGGAGACTGACCGGGAGCTGATTGGCGACCTCTCCGACTACTCGCAGTCAGTAGAGACAGCCATTATTGCCTACTTCCACCGCCAGTCGTCCTTGTTAATACAATCGCTCTCGCAGATAGTCGAGGCCGACCAACAGGGGGAGAgagatgaagatgaagacgaggacgGCGACGCGTTGATCATTGACAGACATGACTTGTCAAGGATGGGACTGGACAGCTGGTCAGAAGCCGACCGGGCGTTTGTGCAGGAGTTTGGCAGTCTGTACTTTGGGCGTACTGTTGGGGTCAAGGGCAGTGAGGTGGACTGTTGTGGTTTGAGGGTGCCCATCTTCTAG
- a CDS encoding Zn-clus domain containing protein: MCDGARPTCRSCEERYLTCQYGQPTGPQLVQAQKRKIEQLEEDKNSFYEVLWYLQTTSPEKASALLQHLRAAQDGDIGAILKQFEQNRSQSAEPSSTSNPNASESPAFVILAAPGIMDHPRFSTVRKRHIEVTKVLLLSPDQSSATVDRLQGSLNMFFDCIGVLFYIMTREDADTSIVTITASGNSRTPLGDLFSNGSSLELRTYAAELAGMAAIGVVHAKLADPATAPPAELADYFYAVAKHGLDSAILYNPLRAMKVCALIGMYNVVVKATVALAYIELGLSLARNEKLDLKQCPSY, translated from the exons ATG TGCGACGGCGCCAGACCAACCTGTCGTAGCTGCGAGGAAAGATACCTGACCTGCCAATATGGTCAGCCAACAGGGCCACAGCTTGTCCAGGCACAGAAGAGGAAGATCGAGCAGTTGGAAGAGGACAAGAACTCATTTTATGAGGTTCTGTGGTATCTACAGACTACATCGCCAGAAAAGGCTTCTGCACTCCTTCAACATTTGCGAGCAGCTCAGGATGGAGATATTGGGGCCATCCTGAAGCAGTTCGAACAGAATCGCAGCCAATCTGCTGAGCCCTCCTCTACATCCAACCCCAACGCGAGTGAATCGCCAGCATTTGTTATACTCGCTGCGCCAGGAATCATGGATCATCCCCGATTTTCGACCGTTCGTAAGCGTCACATTGAAGTGACGAAAGTGCTTCTACTTTCTCCTGACCAGTCAAGTGCAACCGTCGATAGACTGCAAGGTTCACTGAACATGTTCTTCGACTGCATAGGAGTATTATTCTATATCATGACCAGAGAAGATGCAGACACAAGTATCGTCACTATAACAGCTTCTGGCAATAGTCGGACTCCCCTTGGCGACCTCTTCAGCAATGGAAGTAGCCTTGAGCTGCGGACCTACGCCGCAGAACTCGCGGGTATGGCGGCTATTGGCGTCGTTCATGCGAAGTTGGCCGACCCGGCCACAGCACCGCCAGCTGAACTCGCTGATTACTTTTATGCGGTCGCCAAACACGGCCTAGACTCAGCTATCTTGTACAACCCCTTACGTGCAATGAAGGTGTGCGCGCTGATAGGCATGTACAACGTTGTTGTCAAAGCCACAGTGGCTTTGGCTTATATCG AACTCGGCTTGAGTCTTGCGCGCAACGAAAAGCTTGATCTTAAGCAATGCCCCTCATACTAG
- a CDS encoding class II aldolase-adducin domain containing protein, whose product MAPSAVQAEPTATPQSKQLNSKSKDDVVKELTPLQAISQGVCLPGIPLFSSYDKHRAWILSHMAGAFRIFARNNLTEGMSGHISVRDPEHPHTFWTNPLGKHFGLLKASDMVLVDYSGAVVGGSQARPANAAGFLIHSAIHKARPDVNAACHCHGRAGKAWSAFAKPLEMINQDVCYLYGEAQAVYEDFGGVVFTEEEGKRLAKALGPKGKGMVLRNHGLLTVGGTVDEAAFLYVLMERSCDVQLRVEAAAANGIPKVLVDDEAAEYTFKMSSDPESLYWEFQPDLEYEYEMSNGAFKHPDCDEVIWPGY is encoded by the exons ATGGCACCCTCCGCTGTCCAAGCCGAACCAACGGCAACCCCACAATCAAAGCAACTCAACTCCAAATCCAAAGACGATGTAGTTAAGGAATTGACACCTCTGCAAGCCATCTCGCAGGGTGTCTGTCTTCCTGGAATCCCACTCTTTTCCTCGTACGACAAGCACCGAGCATGGATTCTGTCTCACATGGCCG GCGCCTTCCGCATCTTCGCCCGCAACAACCTAACGGAAGGAATGTCGGGCCACATCTCTGTTCGCGACCCAGAGCACCCGCACACATTCTGGACAAACCCCCTGGGCAAGCACTTCGGCCTCCTAAAAGCCTCCGACATGGTCCTCGTCGACTACTCGGGCGCCGTCGTCGGCGGTTCCCAAGCCCGGCCCGCCAACGCTGCAGGTTTTCTAATCCACTCCGCTATCCACAAGGCGCGTCCGGATGTGAATGCCGCGTGCCACTGCCACGGCCGGGCAGGCAAAGCGTGGAGTGCGTTTGCGAAACCCCTCGAAATGATTAATCAGGATGTGTGTTATTTGTATGGCGAGGCACAGGCGGTGTATGAGGATTTTGGGGGAGTGGTTTTTACGGAGGAAGAGGGGAAGAGGTTGGCGAAGGCGTTGGGGCCAAAGGGGAAGGGCATGGTGTTGAGGAATCATGGGTTGCTG ACGGTGGGAGGAACAGTCGATGAAGCAGCCTTCTTGTACGTCCTCATGGAGCGCTCTTGCGACGTGCAGCTTAGGGTTGAGGCGGCGGCTGCAAACGGCATTCCAAAGGTGCTGGTGGATGACGAGGCGGCAGAGTATACCTTCAAGATGTCGAGTGATCCTGAGAGTTTGTACTGGGAATTCCAGCCGGATCTGGAGTACGAGTATGAGATGAGTAATGGCGCGTTTAAGCACCCGGATTGCGATGAGGTTATTTGGCCGGGGTATTGA
- a CDS encoding Pectate-lyase-3 multi-domain protein: MATGREDGHEEAGHSGEEWGAWNRAGEAKEFLYHDDDDVEEGIRRSFTGGKDTSSTAHRRPTPGYSNRETRRLQTIDWPDEAISFRSLSSVFSHNFNKRTLIMVAFSAGALLLTLRVLLTATPSFAVPVAQAPAAPAPAPAAGTSGFWMESIQRQGQAPFNPNPASYKVFRNVKDLGAKGDGVTDDTDVINKIIADGDRCGEGCDSTTTTPALIYFPAGTYIISKPIIQYYYTQFVGDPLNMPVLKATAAFEGMGLIDADPYIPGGNGANWYTNQNNFYRQVRNFVIDISATKAAAGIHWQVSQATSLQNIVFEMAKGEAGKDQKGIFQDNGSGGFMSDLIFNGGAIGAFMGSQQFTIRNMTFNNCGTAIFQNWNWLFTYKSIFINDCQVGLDMANSPQNQTVGSVLLLDSKFTNTPIGINSSFTENSIPTTGGTLILDNVDFSGSPKAIVGATGNTILEGGRKIASWAQGNAVSAGNAQNRVQGDVNNAPTKPQSLQGLNGWYERSKPQYETFPVSKFVSLKSKGAKGDGATDDTAAIQAAIDGLQEDEVLHVDHGAYLITKTVTIPAEKNVKMVGEIYSTFFITGEFFSDMNNPKPGFQIGAKSGDKGSFEASDLIIGTQGPAPGGILMEWNIAAENGGAGLWDVHFRVGGYAGTKLQSSNCKKNPNATHTPNPECIGSFMQLHITKSSNGYFENVWLWTADHELDQEDHSQIDIYNGRGMLVESQGPVWLYGTASEHSQMVQYQFSGAKDIFYGAIQTETPYYQPNPTAAVPFTKNDKFFDPDMSQAKAAWAVRVTDGSDNIWSYGAGTYSFFQNYDQDCVVGQNCQQDMNEVANSTNVNWFGLSTKASVNMITMGGQAVAKDADNRSNFCATLAIFAQG, from the exons ATGGCCACCGGCCGTGAAGACGGCCATGAGGAGGCGGGACATTCAGGTGAAGAATGGGGGGCGTGGAATCGGGCTGGAGAGGCAAAAGAGTTTCTGTATcacgacgacgacgacgtgGAAGAAGGTATAAGACGTTCATTCACGGGTGGGAAGGATACGTCGAGCACAGCACATCGGAGACCCACCCCCGGCTATTCCAATCGTGAAACAAGGCGTTTACAGACGATTGATTGGCCCGACGAAGCTATT TCTTTTCGATCATTATCTTCTGTTTTTTCTCACAACTTCAACAAACGCACCCTCATCATGGTTGCCTTTAGCGCTGGAGCGCTTCTTCTGACGCTGCGCGTCCTCCTCACCGCAACGCCATCATTTGCCGTGCCAGTTGCGCAAGCACCTGCTGCACCTGCCCCGGCACCCGCCGCTGGTACCTCTGGCTTCTGGATGGAGTCCATCCAGCGCCAGGGTCAGGCCCCAttcaaccccaacccagCATCCTACAAGGTCTTCCGCAACGTCAAAGATCTCGGAGCCAAGGGTGACGGCGTCACAGATGACACCGATGTCATCAACAAGATCATTGCTGACGGTGATCGTTGTGGCGAGGGCTGTGACTCAACGACTACGACCCCTGCTCTCATCTACTTTCCGGCCGGCACGTACATCATCAGCAAGCCTATCATCCAGTACTACTACACTCAGTTTGTCGGAGACCCATTGAACATGCCTGTTCTCAAGGCTACTGCAGCATTCGAGGGTATGGGCTTGATCGATGCTGACCCCTACATCCCCGGTGGCAACGGTGCCAACTGGTACACCAACCAGAACAACTTCTACCGCCAAGTCCGCAACTTCGTCATCGACATCTCGGCTACCAAGGCTGCTGCCGGTATCCACTGGCAGGTATCTCAAGCTACCAGTCTCCAGAACATTGTTTTCGAGATGGCCAAGGGCGAGGCTGGTAAGGACCAGAAGGGCATCTTCCAGGATAACGGCTCCGGTGGCTTCATGTCTGATTTGATCTTCAACGGTGGTGCCATTGGCGCTTTCATGGGCTCCCAGCAATTTACCATCCGCAACATGACGTTCAATAACTGCGGCACGGCCATCTTCCAGAACTGGAACTGGTTGTTCACCTACAAGAGCATCTTCATCAACGACTGCCAAGTCGGCCTTGACATGGCAAACAGCCCTCAGAACCAGACCGTCGGATCCGTTCTCTTGCTCGACAGCAAGTTCACCAACACGCCCATTGGAATCAACTCCTCTTTCACCGAGAACAGCATCCCCACCACCGGTGGCACACTCATTCTGGACAATGTTGATTTCAGTGGTTCCCCGAAGGCTATCGTTGGCGCTACCGGTAACACCATCCTCGAAGGTGGTCGCAAGATCGCCTCCTGGGCCCAAGGTAACGCTGTTTCCGCTGGAAACGCTCAAAACCGTGTTCAAGGCGATGTCAACAACGCACCCACCAAGCCTCAAAGTCTCCAGGGCTTGAACGGCTGGTACGAGCGCAGCAAGCCCCAGTATGAGACCTTCCCTGTGTCCAAGTTCGTCAGTCTCAAGTCGAAGGGTGCAAAGGGTGATGGTGCGACCGACGACACCGCTGCTATCCAGGCTGCCATTGATGGCCTTCAGGAGGACGAAGTTCTTCACGTCGATCACGGTGCCTACCTCATCACCAAGACTGTCACCATTCCTGCTGAAAAGAACGTCAAGATGGTCGGTGAGATCTACAGCACCTTCTTCATCACAGGCGAGTTTTTCTCGGACATGAACAACCCCAAGCCTGGTTTCCAGATCGGCGCAAAGAGCGGTGACAAGGGCTCCTTCGAGGCATCTGATCTCATCATTGGTACTCAAGGTCCTGCCCCCGGTGGTATCTTGATGGAGTGGAACATTGCTGCTGAGAACGGTGGAGCTGGTCTTTGGGACGTCCACTTCCGTGTTGGTGGTTATGCAGGCACCAAGCTCCAGTCGTCCAACTGCAAGAAGAACCCTAACGCTACTCACACCCCCAACCCAGAGTGCATTGGCTCCTTTATGCAGCTCCACATCACCAAGAGCTCCAACGGCTACTTCGAGAACGTTTGGCTCTGGACTGCCGACCATGAGCTTGATCAGGAAGACCACTCTCAGATCGACATCTACAACGGTCGCGGTATGCTTGTTGAATCGCAGGGACCAGTTTGGCTTTACGGTACCGCCTCTGAGCACTCCCAGATGGTGCAGTACCAGTTCTCTGGCGCAAAGGACATCTTTTACGGTGCCATCCAGACTGAGACTCCCTACTACCAGCCTAACCCGACTGCTGCCGTTCCTTTCACCAAGAATGACAAGTTCTTCGACCCAGACATGAGCCAGGCCAAGGCTGCTTGGGCTGTTCGTGTTACCGATGGCAGTGACAACATCTGGAGCTACGGCGCCGGTACCTACTCGTTCTTCCAAAACTACGACCAGGACTGCGTTGTCGGCCAGAACTGCCAGCAGGACATGAACGAGGTTGCCAACTCGACCAACGTCAACTGGTTTGGTCTGTCGACCAAGGCCTCTGTCAACATGATCACCATGGGTGGCCAGGCTGTAGCCAAGGACGCAGACAACCGTTCCAACTTCTGCGCTACCCTTGCCATATTCGCGCAGGGGTAA